In one Thermotoga sp. genomic region, the following are encoded:
- a CDS encoding S4 domain-containing protein: MRLDMFLKISVIKRRTVAQRLLKGQKVLVNGRPAKASYEVKDGDVVEVFLPTKKLKLRVVGNGGYEILSEERVNRPS, from the coding sequence ATGAGGTTGGATATGTTTCTGAAGATTTCGGTTATAAAAAGAAGGACAGTTGCTCAAAGACTTCTGAAGGGACAGAAAGTCCTGGTAAACGGAAGACCAGCCAAAGCCTCTTACGAGGTGAAGGATGGCGATGTGGTAGAGGTGTTTCTTCCCACAAAGAAGTTGAAACTTAGAGTGGTTGGAAACGGGGGATACGAAATTCTCAGTGAGGAGAGAGTGAATAGACCTTCTTAA
- the ecfA2 gene encoding energy-coupling factor ABC transporter ATP-binding protein EcfA2, translating to MVISRVIHSIIFNMKIEVVGVTHIFYHGTPLEKIALRDIDLVIEKGECLLVAGNTGSGKSTLLQIIAGLIEPTSGRVLYDGKQRKGYEVRKHIGIAFQYPEDQFFAESVFDEIAFAVRNFYPGEDPVPFVKKAMEFVGLDFDEFKDRIPFFLSGGEKRRVAIASVIVHEPDILILDEPFVGLDRGGKTDLLRVIEKWKKLKKTVVLISHDIETVIEHVDRVVFLEDGRKTFDGSREDFLRNIDPSYFTTRLKVMRRLLLAGEDPFLMRDEELIDRVHRI from the coding sequence TTGGTAATCTCCCGGGTTATTCATAGTATAATCTTCAACATGAAGATCGAGGTCGTCGGCGTCACTCATATCTTTTATCATGGAACTCCTCTGGAAAAAATCGCCCTTAGAGATATCGATCTTGTGATCGAAAAAGGAGAGTGTCTTCTTGTTGCCGGGAACACCGGGTCTGGGAAATCCACTCTCCTTCAGATCATAGCAGGTTTGATAGAGCCAACCAGCGGACGGGTACTCTACGATGGGAAGCAAAGGAAGGGCTACGAGGTGAGGAAACACATAGGCATAGCGTTCCAGTATCCAGAGGACCAATTCTTCGCGGAGAGTGTTTTCGACGAGATCGCTTTCGCCGTACGAAATTTCTACCCCGGTGAGGATCCCGTTCCCTTTGTGAAGAAGGCAATGGAATTTGTGGGATTGGATTTCGACGAGTTCAAAGACAGAATTCCTTTTTTTCTATCCGGGGGAGAGAAAAGAAGGGTTGCCATTGCTTCTGTAATCGTGCACGAACCGGACATTCTGATACTGGACGAACCGTTCGTGGGACTCGATCGAGGAGGTAAAACCGATCTCTTGAGGGTGATAGAGAAATGGAAGAAACTGAAAAAGACAGTTGTTCTCATCTCACACGATATAGAAACGGTGATAGAACACGTGGATCGCGTGGTGTTTCTGGAGGATGGAAGGAAGACTTTCGACGGGTCGAGGGAGGATTTCTTAAGAAACATCGATCCCTCTTATTTTACCACCAGGCTGAAGGTAATGAGGAGACTTCTTCTGGCAGGTGAAGATCCCTTTTTGATGAGGGATGAGGAGTTGATAGATAGGGTGCATCGGATATGA